From one Rhodamnia argentea isolate NSW1041297 chromosome 1, ASM2092103v1, whole genome shotgun sequence genomic stretch:
- the LOC115751338 gene encoding cysteine-rich receptor-like protein kinase 2 isoform X1 codes for MLALSMVFEFILALEKYLPVSPFSLVRSLVRRVGSLEEMARTIRWVTAQDLWLVAISVVLLELAVADPRTHNVKMTCSDVHEHNTTLFVPNFVSVMENISNQMRTSGFGVAVIGSGPDANYGLSQCYGDLSLLDCVLCYAEARSLLPQCYPFNGGRIYLDGCFMRAENYSFFGEYTGPQDAAVCGNLTQKNAAFQDSARQAVANAVARAPNNKGYARAEVVVPGTANESAYVLADCWRTLNDTSCGACLENASTSILGCLPWSEGRALNTGCFMRYSDTNFLNSPPGKGSNKGTIIVITVSVVSALVVLAVGITIAYFFWKHKYIQKKRKGSNEAEKFVKVLHDSSLNFKYSTLEKGTGSFDSANKLGQGGFGTVYKGVLPDGREIAVKRLFFNNRHRAADFYNEVNIISSVEHKNLVRLLGCSCSGPESLLVYEFLPNKSLDRFIFDPNRGKALNWEKRAEIMVGTAEGLVYLHENSKIKIIHRDIKASNILLDSKLRAKIADFGLARSFQEDKSHISTAIAGTLGYMAPEYLAHGQLTEKADVYSYGVLLLETVTGRQNNRSKNSEYSDSLITIAWNHFQANRVEELFDPNLMLHNHHDSNIKNEVLRVIQIGLLCTQEAPSLRPTMCKVWQMLTKKDEELPPPTNPPFIDERTMELNDTGENSSFPPNPKTSDSIATISNCSFQPR; via the exons ATGTTAGCACTGTCTATGGTCTTTGAATTCATTTTGGCCCTAGAGAAATACTTACCAGTATCTCCTTTCTCTTTGGTAAGAAGCCTAGTCAGGAGAGTCGGCAGCCTCGAAGAAATGGCGAGGACGATTCGATGGGTGACCGCTCAGGATCTCTGGCTGGTTGCCATTTCGGTTGTGCTTCTGGAGCTGGCAGTCGCAGATCCAAGGACCCATAATGTCAAGATGACGTGCTCGGACGTGCACGAGCACAACACCACTCTCTTCGTGCCCAACTTTGTGTCCGTCATGGAGAACATCAGCAACCAGATGAGGACTTCCGGCTTCGGTGTCGCGGTGATAGGATCGGGGCCTGATGCTAACTACGGCCTCTCTCAGTGCTACGGAGACCTCTCTTTGCTCGACTGTGTCTTGTGCTATGCGGAGGCGCGTTCCCTGCTTCCGCAGTGCTACCCTTTCAACGGCGGCCGCATATACCTTGACGGCTGCTTCATGAGAGCGGAGAACTACAGCTTCTTTGGGGAGTACACTGGGCCTCAGGATGCGGCAGTGTGCGGGAACTTGACGCAGAAGAACGCAGCATTCCAGGATTCAGCAAGACAGGCTGTGGCGAATGCCGTCGCGAGGGCGCCAAACAACAAGGGTTACGCACGTGCTGAAGTGGTTGTGCCAGGAACAGCCAATGAATCGGCTTACGTGCTGGCCGATTGCTGGAGGACATTGAACGACACTTCGTGCGGGGCATGCTTGGAGAATGCATCAACATCGATATTGGGGTGCTTGCCCTGGTCGGAGGGGAGGGCGTTAAACACAGGTTGCTTCATGAGGTACTCCGATACAAATTTCCTCAACAGCCCACCAGGAAAGGGGAGTAACAAAG GAACCATAATAGTGATCACAGTATCAGTTGTTAGTGCCCTGGTTGTCTTGGCGGTCGGAATAACAATAGCGTACTTTTTCTGGAAGCACAAGTacattcaaaagaaaagaaaag GCTCTAACGAAGCGGAGAAGTTTGTGAAGGTTCTTCACGACAGTAGCTTGAATTTCAAATACTCTACTCTCGAGAAGGGCACCGGATCTTTCGACAGCGCCAACAAGCTCGGCCAAGGAGGATTTGGCACGGTCTATAAG GGAGTTCTTCCTGACGGAAGGGAGATAGCTGTGAAAAGGCTCTTCTTCAACAATAGGCATAGAGCAGCAGACTTCTACAATGAAGTGAACATTATAAGCAGTGTGGAGCACAAAAATCTGGTCAGATTGTTGGGGTGTAGTTGCTCTGGACCTGAAAGCCTTCTTGTCTATGAGTTCCTCCCGAACAAGAGTCTCGACCGTTTCATTTTCG ATCCAAACAGAGGAAAGGCATTAAACTGGGAAAAGAGAGCGGAGATTATGGTTGGGACTGCAGAGGGTTTGGTATACCTTCACGAAAACTCCAAGATCAAGATAATTCACAGGGACATAAAAGCTAGTAATATCTTGTTAGACTCAAAACTCCGTGCTAAAATAGCTGACTTTGGGTTGGCCAGATCTTTCCAGGAAGATAAGAGTCACATAAGCACAGCTATTGCTGGAACATT GGGATATATGGCTCCGGAGTACCTAGCACATGGTCAGCTTACAGAGAAAGCAGATGTCTACAGCTATGGTGTTCTCTTGCTGGAGACTGTCACAGGAAGACAGAACAATAGAAGCAAAAACTCAGAGTACTCAGACAGCCTCATCACGATT GCATGGAACCATTTCCAAGCAAACAGAGTGGAGGAGCTTTTTGACCCGAACTTGATGTTACATAACCACCACGACAGCAACATCAAGAATGAGGTCTTAAGAGTCATCCAAATAGGACTATTGTGCACGCAAGAGGCTCCTTCTTTGCGTCCAACAATGTGCAAGGTATGGCAGATGCTAAcaaagaaggatgaagaactcCCGCCACCCACCAATCCCCCTTTTATAGACGAAAGGACAATGGAGCTCAATGACACGGGTGAAAACTCATCTTTCCCACCGAACCCTAAAACATCAGATTCAATCGCCACCATATCAAACTGTTCCTTCCAGCCTAGGTGA
- the LOC115751338 gene encoding cysteine-rich receptor-like protein kinase 2 isoform X2: MARTIRWVTAQDLWLVAISVVLLELAVADPRTHNVKMTCSDVHEHNTTLFVPNFVSVMENISNQMRTSGFGVAVIGSGPDANYGLSQCYGDLSLLDCVLCYAEARSLLPQCYPFNGGRIYLDGCFMRAENYSFFGEYTGPQDAAVCGNLTQKNAAFQDSARQAVANAVARAPNNKGYARAEVVVPGTANESAYVLADCWRTLNDTSCGACLENASTSILGCLPWSEGRALNTGCFMRYSDTNFLNSPPGKGSNKGTIIVITVSVVSALVVLAVGITIAYFFWKHKYIQKKRKGSNEAEKFVKVLHDSSLNFKYSTLEKGTGSFDSANKLGQGGFGTVYKGVLPDGREIAVKRLFFNNRHRAADFYNEVNIISSVEHKNLVRLLGCSCSGPESLLVYEFLPNKSLDRFIFDPNRGKALNWEKRAEIMVGTAEGLVYLHENSKIKIIHRDIKASNILLDSKLRAKIADFGLARSFQEDKSHISTAIAGTLGYMAPEYLAHGQLTEKADVYSYGVLLLETVTGRQNNRSKNSEYSDSLITIAWNHFQANRVEELFDPNLMLHNHHDSNIKNEVLRVIQIGLLCTQEAPSLRPTMCKVWQMLTKKDEELPPPTNPPFIDERTMELNDTGENSSFPPNPKTSDSIATISNCSFQPR, translated from the exons ATGGCGAGGACGATTCGATGGGTGACCGCTCAGGATCTCTGGCTGGTTGCCATTTCGGTTGTGCTTCTGGAGCTGGCAGTCGCAGATCCAAGGACCCATAATGTCAAGATGACGTGCTCGGACGTGCACGAGCACAACACCACTCTCTTCGTGCCCAACTTTGTGTCCGTCATGGAGAACATCAGCAACCAGATGAGGACTTCCGGCTTCGGTGTCGCGGTGATAGGATCGGGGCCTGATGCTAACTACGGCCTCTCTCAGTGCTACGGAGACCTCTCTTTGCTCGACTGTGTCTTGTGCTATGCGGAGGCGCGTTCCCTGCTTCCGCAGTGCTACCCTTTCAACGGCGGCCGCATATACCTTGACGGCTGCTTCATGAGAGCGGAGAACTACAGCTTCTTTGGGGAGTACACTGGGCCTCAGGATGCGGCAGTGTGCGGGAACTTGACGCAGAAGAACGCAGCATTCCAGGATTCAGCAAGACAGGCTGTGGCGAATGCCGTCGCGAGGGCGCCAAACAACAAGGGTTACGCACGTGCTGAAGTGGTTGTGCCAGGAACAGCCAATGAATCGGCTTACGTGCTGGCCGATTGCTGGAGGACATTGAACGACACTTCGTGCGGGGCATGCTTGGAGAATGCATCAACATCGATATTGGGGTGCTTGCCCTGGTCGGAGGGGAGGGCGTTAAACACAGGTTGCTTCATGAGGTACTCCGATACAAATTTCCTCAACAGCCCACCAGGAAAGGGGAGTAACAAAG GAACCATAATAGTGATCACAGTATCAGTTGTTAGTGCCCTGGTTGTCTTGGCGGTCGGAATAACAATAGCGTACTTTTTCTGGAAGCACAAGTacattcaaaagaaaagaaaag GCTCTAACGAAGCGGAGAAGTTTGTGAAGGTTCTTCACGACAGTAGCTTGAATTTCAAATACTCTACTCTCGAGAAGGGCACCGGATCTTTCGACAGCGCCAACAAGCTCGGCCAAGGAGGATTTGGCACGGTCTATAAG GGAGTTCTTCCTGACGGAAGGGAGATAGCTGTGAAAAGGCTCTTCTTCAACAATAGGCATAGAGCAGCAGACTTCTACAATGAAGTGAACATTATAAGCAGTGTGGAGCACAAAAATCTGGTCAGATTGTTGGGGTGTAGTTGCTCTGGACCTGAAAGCCTTCTTGTCTATGAGTTCCTCCCGAACAAGAGTCTCGACCGTTTCATTTTCG ATCCAAACAGAGGAAAGGCATTAAACTGGGAAAAGAGAGCGGAGATTATGGTTGGGACTGCAGAGGGTTTGGTATACCTTCACGAAAACTCCAAGATCAAGATAATTCACAGGGACATAAAAGCTAGTAATATCTTGTTAGACTCAAAACTCCGTGCTAAAATAGCTGACTTTGGGTTGGCCAGATCTTTCCAGGAAGATAAGAGTCACATAAGCACAGCTATTGCTGGAACATT GGGATATATGGCTCCGGAGTACCTAGCACATGGTCAGCTTACAGAGAAAGCAGATGTCTACAGCTATGGTGTTCTCTTGCTGGAGACTGTCACAGGAAGACAGAACAATAGAAGCAAAAACTCAGAGTACTCAGACAGCCTCATCACGATT GCATGGAACCATTTCCAAGCAAACAGAGTGGAGGAGCTTTTTGACCCGAACTTGATGTTACATAACCACCACGACAGCAACATCAAGAATGAGGTCTTAAGAGTCATCCAAATAGGACTATTGTGCACGCAAGAGGCTCCTTCTTTGCGTCCAACAATGTGCAAGGTATGGCAGATGCTAAcaaagaaggatgaagaactcCCGCCACCCACCAATCCCCCTTTTATAGACGAAAGGACAATGGAGCTCAATGACACGGGTGAAAACTCATCTTTCCCACCGAACCCTAAAACATCAGATTCAATCGCCACCATATCAAACTGTTCCTTCCAGCCTAGGTGA
- the LOC115751339 gene encoding 2-phytyl-1,4-beta-naphthoquinone methyltransferase, chloroplastic, with the protein MASSFHFSAPYLHGARLSHDRRARGAIQCSSERQALFGRIAPVYDNLNDLLSLGQHRIWKRMAVSWSGAKMGDCVLDLCCGSGDLAFLLSEKVGPHGRVTGLDFSREQLSVASSRQHLRAKACYKNIEWVEGNALELPFPGSYFDAITIGYGLRNVVDKPKAMREMYRVVKPGCRICVLDFNKSTHPLTTSFQEWMIDNVVVPVATGYELGKEYEYLKSSINEFLTGKELEKLALESGFSNGKHYEISGGLMGILVATR; encoded by the exons atggctTCATCTTTTCATTTCTCTGCTCCCTATCTTCACGGCGCTCGCCTGAGCCATGACCGGCGCGCTCGCGGCGCAATTCAGTGCTCAAGCGAACGCCAGGCCCTGTTCGGTCGTATTGCTCCGGTCTACGATAAC TTAAATGACTTGTTGAGCTTGGGTCAGCATCGAATTTGGAAGCGCATGGCCGTGTCGTGGAGCGg AGCGAAAATGGGAGATTGTGTGTTGGATTTGTGCTGTGGGAGTGGCGATTTGGCGTTCCTCCTGTCTGAGAAAGTTGGTCCCCATGGCAGG GTCACTGGTCTTGATTTCTCCAGGGAGCAGTTGTCTGTTGCTTCATCCCGGCAACATTTGCGGGCGAAGGCTTGCTATAAGAACATAGA GTGGGTGGAAGGCAATGCCCTTGAATTGCCATTTCCTGGGAGTTACTTTGATGCAATCACAATTGGTTATGGGCTAAGGAATGTGGTGGATAAACCCAAAGCCATGCGAGAGATGTATCGAGTTGTGAAACCAG GGTGTAGAATATGTGTTCTTGACTTCAATAAAAGTACTCACCCATTAACAACCTCATTTCAG GAATGGATGATCGACAACGTTGTTGTCCCTGTGGCAACTGGCTATGAGCTGGGAAAGGAATATGAGTACTTGAAGAGCTCGATTAATGAATTTTTGACAG GTAAGGAGTTGGAGAAACTTGCTTTAGAATCTGGATTTTCTAATGGCAAGCACTATGAAATCAGCGGAGGCCTCATGGGGATCTTGGTTGCAACTCGTTAG